A single window of Eucalyptus grandis isolate ANBG69807.140 chromosome 1, ASM1654582v1, whole genome shotgun sequence DNA harbors:
- the LOC104440204 gene encoding putative cyclin-D6-1 — MEFDLENPLPLCSETLASLFLVEPDHMPGEQYVRGLRDGGFDVAVRRDIVSSISRLSSRLDPLSSYLAVNYLDRFLSYQSLPHLSPWVLRLLAVCCVSLAAKMRNTDFSLADFQGDGGFVHDSRTIQRMEVLILGALKWRMRSVTPFSFVAFFTSLFKLKDPPLRQALNARATEIIFKSQNDVELMDFRPSVIAASALLSASHELFPLQFSCFRTAILNCSYVNKDELLDCYSAMQDVAMEGYESVFDVISRSDTPINVLDQSFSNSEDGDEKATGGGGGGGGGAISTSTITRTSLRSERLLKRRKVADHCCDSSSRAFQLLQFQQCRRPGH; from the exons ATGGAGTTCGACCTCGAGAACCCGCTGCCCCTCTGCTCCGAGACCCTCGCCTCCCTCTTCCTCGTCGAGCCCGACCACATGCCCGGGGAGCAGTACGTGAGGGGCCTCCGGGACGGCGGCTTCGACGTCGCCGTCCGCCGCGACATCGTCTCCTCCATCTCCCGCCTGTCCTCCCGCTTGGACCCCCTCTCCTCGTACCTCGCCGTCAACTACCTCGACCGGTTCTTGTCCTACCAGAGCTTGCCG CACCTGAGCCCGTGGGTCCTGAGGCTCCTCGCGGTGTGCTGCGTTTCTCTGGCGGCGAAAATGCGGAACACGGACTTCTCGCTCGCTGACTTTCAG GGCGATGGAGGTTTCGTGCACGACTCGCGGACCATACAGAGGATGGAAGTGCTCATCTTGGGAGCTCTGAAATGGCGAATGCGATCCGTCACTCCCTTCTCCTTCGTCGCTTTCTTCACGTCCCTCTTCAAGCTCAAGGACCCACCTTTGAGGCAAGCCCTGAATGCTCGAGCCACGGAGATCATCTTCAAGTCCCAGAACG ACGTCGAGCTCATGGACTTCAGGCCATCGGTCATTGCGGCATCGGCTCTTCTCTCTGCCTCTCACGAGCTCTTCCCCTTGCAGTTTTCTTGCTTCAGAACAGCCATTTTAAATTGTTCGTATGTAAATAAG GACGAATTGTTAGATTGCTACAGCGCGATGCAGGACGTGGCGATGGAGGGATACGAGTCGGTTTTCGATGTCATCTCGAGGTCGGACACCCCCATCAACGTGCTCGACCAGAGCTTCTCGAACTCGGAGGACGGCGACGAGAAGgccaccggcggcggcggcggcggcggcggcggcgccatCTCGACCTCCACCATCACGAGGACCTCGCTCAGGTCGGAGAGGCTACTGAAGAGGAGAAAAGTCGCTGACCACTGCTGCGACTCGTCGTCTCGCGCCTTCCAGCTTTTGCAGTTCCAACAGTGCAGACGCCCGGGGCATTGA
- the LOC104440214 gene encoding cytochrome b6-f complex iron-sulfur subunit, chloroplastic — protein MAGTVLSPANPSQLCSSRSAIFSASPKGLTRTHHLAVVREKGMKVKCQATSVPADDRVPDMEKRNLLNLLLLGALSLPTAGMLVPYGSFLAPPGSGGGGGGTIAKDAIGNDVIAEQWLKEHNPGDRTLTQGLKGDPTYLVVEKDRTLATYGINAVCTHLGCVVPWNTAENKFLCPCHGSQYNDQGRVVRGPAPLSLALAHCDIDDGKVVFVPWTETDFRTGDAPWWA, from the exons ATGGCAGGCACCGTCCTTTCCCCAGCAAACCCATCGCAG CTATGCTCTTCGAGGAGCGCCATCTTCTCTGCTTCGCCCAAGGGCTTGACGAGAACCCACCACTTAGCGGTGGTTAGAGAGAAGGGGATGAAGGTGAAGTGCCAGGCGACGAGCGTGCCTGCGGATGATCGAGTGCCCGACATGGAGAAGAGGAATCTCTTGAATCTGCTGCTTCTGGGcgccctctctctccccactgCCGGCATGCTAGTCCCCTACGGCTCCTTCCTTGCCCCTCCTGG ATCAGGAGGTGGAGGCGGTGGAACAATTGCAAAGGATGCCATTGGAAATGATGTCATTGCTGAACAATGGCTAAAGGAACATAATCCTGGGGACCGGACTCTCACTCAGGGATTGAAG GGAGATCCAACTTACCTTGTCGTGGAGAAAGACAGGACACTTGCAACGTACGGAATCAACGCCGTATGCACTCACCTGGGATGTGTTGTTCCATGGAATACAGCTGAGAACAAGTTCCTCTGCCCCTGCCACGGTTCCCAGTACAATGACCAAGGCAGGGTTGTGAGGGGACCTGCTCCTTTG TCCTTGGCATTGGCTCATTGCGACATAGATGATGGGAAAGTAGTGTTTGTACCCTGGACAGAAACAGATTTCAGAACTGGGGATGCTCCATGGTGGGCTTGA
- the LOC104456668 gene encoding tryptophan decarboxylase TDC2 produces MGSLGSGCGNSRHFKPLDPEEFRAQAHQMVDFIADYYKQVETYPVLSQVQPGYLRACLPESAPYRPEPLDSILMDVRSCIMPGMTHWLSPSFFAFFPATVSTAAFLGEMLCTCFNSVGFTWLASPAATELEMVVMDWLARMLKLPKSFMFAGTGGGVIQNTTSESILVTLVAARDRAFNTIGIESLRKLVVYGSDQTHSTFTKTCKLAGIHPCNIRSIPTSFHTHFALSHVLLRKVVEADVAAGLVPLYVCATAGTTSTAAVDPIEQIADVANEYGMWLHVDAAYGGSACICPEFRHYLNGIERADSLSLSPHKWLLSYLDCCCLWVKEPGSLVRALSTDPEYLRNGPSRSGSVVDYKDWQVGTGRRFKSLRLWLVLRSYGVANLQGHIRSDVRMAGLFEGFVKSDRRFEVVAPRLFALVCFRVVPRRRRVRPGEADAMNRKLLEWVNSTGRVYMTHTVVGGVYVLRFAVGATLTEERHVVAAWNLIREGADSLLKNAHSLCT; encoded by the coding sequence ATGGGTAGTCTCGGTTCAGGTTGCGGCAATTCTCGCCACTTTAAGCCTTTAGACCCTGAAGAATTTCGCGCTCAAGCTCATCAAATGGTCGACTTTATAGCCGACTACTACAAACAAGTTGAGACCTACCCGGTCCTCAGTCAAGTCCAACCGGGTTACCTCCGTGCCTGCTTGCCCGAATCTGCGCCGTATCGACCGGAGCCATTGGATTCTATCCTCATGGATGTTCGGAGCTGTATCATGCCGGGCATGACTCACTGGCTGAGCCCGAGCTTCTTTGCGTTCTTCCCTGCCACGGTGAGCACCGCTGCCTTTCTAGGAGAAATGCTGTGCACGTGCTTCAATTCCGTCGGCTTCACCTGGCTCGCTTCTCCAGCAGCAACCGAGCTCGAGATGGTCGTCATGGATTGGCTCGCTCGCATGCTCAAGCTCCCCAAGTCCTTCATGTTCGCCGGCACCGGGGGCGGCGTGATTCAGAACACCACCAGCGAGTCCATCCTCGTCACCCTCGTCGCCGCGAGGGACCGAGCATTCAACACGATCGGCATCGAGAGCTTACGAAAGCTGGTCGTCTACGGCTCCGACCAGACTCATTCTACGTTCACAAAGACTTGCAAGCTGGCGGGAATACATCCATGCAACATAAGGTCGATTCCCACCTCGTTTCATACCCATTTCGCTCTCTCCCACGTTCTGCTCCGCAAGGTCGTCGAAGCCGACGTGGCGGCCGGGCTGGTCCCGCTCTACGTTTGCGCGACCGCGGGGACGACGTCGACCGCGGCCGTCGACCCGATCGAGCAGATCGCCGACGTGGCGAACGAATACGGCATGTGGCTCCACGTGGACGCCGCCTACGGCGGCAGCGCGTGCATATGCCCCGAGTTCCGGCACTACTTGAACGGGATCGAGCGGGCCGACTCGCTGAGCCTGAGCCCGCACAAGTGGCTGCTCAGTTATCTGGACTGCTGTTGCTTGTGGGTGAAGGAACCGGGCTCGCTGGTGAGGGCCCTGAGCACGGACCCGGAGTACTTGCGAAACGGGCCGAGCAGGTCGGGCTCCGTCGTGGACTACAAGGACTGGCAGGTGGGCACGGGCCGGCGGTTCAAGTCGCTCCGCCTCTGGCTCGTTCTGCGCAGCTACGGCGTCGCGAACCTCCAGGGGCACATCCGGTCTGACGTGCGGATGGCCGGGCTATTCGAGGGGTTCGTGAAGTCGGACCGCCGGTTCGAGGTGGTGGCGCCGAGGCTGTTCGCGCTGGTGTGCTTCCGGGTCGTCCCGCGGCGCCGGCGGGTCCGGCCGGGGGAGGCGGACGCGATGAACCGGAAGCTGCTGGAGTGGGTGAACTCGACGGGCCGGGTGTACATGACGCACACGGTGGTGGGAGGGGTGTACGTGCTGAGGTTCGCGGTGGGGGCCACCCTCACCGAGGAGCGCCACGTGGTTGCCGCGTGGAATCTGATCAGGGAAGGAGCTGACTCGTTGCTTAAAAATGCACATTCCTTGTGTACTTAA
- the LOC104440222 gene encoding uncharacterized GPI-anchored protein At4g28100, giving the protein MPLRLLLLALLVAFCSCALLLRPSLAGIIAEPVGGGHDQPYTVPAFPVDSAGQICKLDLSAELFGGVSEACGRNLDRSRCCPVLAAWLFAAHARYALQVAPAAAPSSGEELPMIPDDSQKCVNSLQSALVSKNVHLPQPNASCDAVLCFCGIRVHQISSLSCPAAFNVSSASRNVTPTAAVRNLEKSCRNSSYAGCTKCLGALQKLKGGYKNGTGGGGSSSDRTSRMLDRDCQLMGLTWLLARNKTAYIPTVSAALRAIMYSWHPPEGAKCSPDQENMPLAVDSLQFERAQSSSAPSLAWFPILPSIMWFCLFI; this is encoded by the exons ATGCCACTTCGGCTTCTTCTTCTCGCGCTGCTCGTCGCTTTCTGTTCCTGCGCTCTTCTCCTCCGCCCGTCCCTCGCCGGCATCATCGCCGAGCCCGTCGGGGGCGGCCACGACCAGCCCTACACCGTCCCGGCCTTCCCCGTGGACTCGGCGGGCCAAATCTGCAAGCTCGACCTCTCCGCCGAGCTCTTCGGCGGCGTCAGCGAGGCCTGCGGCCGTAACCTCGACCGTAGCCGGTGCTGCCCCGTGCTGGCCGCTTGGCTCTTCGCCGCCCACGCCAG GTACGCCCTGCAGGTGgctccggcggcggcgccgtCGTCGGGGGAGGAGCTGCCGATGATCCCGGACGACTCGCAGAAGTGCGTGAACTCGCTACAGTCGGCGCTGGTGAGCAAGAACGTGCACCTCCCGCAGCCGAACGCGAGCTGCGACGCCGTCCTGTGCTTCTGCGGCATCAGGGTCCACCAGATCAGCTCGCTGAGCTGCCCGGCGGCGTTCAACGTCTCCTCCGCGTCCCGGAACGTGACGCCGACCGCCGCGGTGAGGAACCTCGAGAAGAGCTGCCGGAACTCCTCGTACGCCGGTTGCACCAAGTGCCTCGGCGCCCTTCAAAAG CTGAAGGGAGGATACAAGAACGGGACGGGAGGGGGAGGCTCGTCGAGCGACCGGACGAGCAGGATGCTAGACCGGGACTGCCAGCTGATGGGCCTGACGTGGCTCCTGGCGCGCAACAAGACGGCGTACATCCCCACCGTCTCCGCCGCGCTGCGGGCCATCATGTACAGCTGGCACCCGCCGGAGGGCGCCAAGTGCAGCCCGGACCAGGAGAACATGCCGCTGGCCGTCGACTCCCTGCAGTTCGAGAGGGCCCAGTCCTCGTCGGCGCCGTCCCTCGCTTGGTTCCCGATCTTGCCCTCCATCATgtggttttgtttgtttatctAG
- the LOC104440232 gene encoding transcription factor MYB41 — translation MGRAPCCDKNGLKKGPWTPEEDLKLINYIQAHGPGNWRTLPKNAGLQRCGKSCRLRWTNYLRPDIKRGRFSFEEEETIIQLHSILGNKWSAIAARLPGRTDNEIKNYWNTHIRKRLLRNGIDPVTHAPRLDLLDLSSLLSSSLCNPPLINMANLLKTQALLNPELLRLASTILSLKNENPDLLSQNNLQENQISDPNAFPLSHSNQFQVQAQSQGQQVPACTTSTLPCGPLVDQAQLGQANVGDFPSNLPSNFSCSNTGQIIVPPMESQDLVSQPHYIQCNSSPAMPAPLEKLCHFQPNNGDDQNFRFDSIMSTPLSSSTPLNSSSTFVNSSSEEERESYCSSFFKFELPESLDINDFMC, via the exons ATGGGAAGAGCGCCTTGCTGTGACAAGAATGGGCTCAAGAAAGGGCCATGGACGCCTGAGGAAGATCTCAAGCTCATCAACTATATTCAGGCTCATGGACCTGGTAACTGGAGGACCCTTCCCAAGAACGCCG GGCTTCAAAGATGTGGGAAGAGTTGTCGCCTTCGCTGGACTAACTATCTGAGACCAGACATCAAGAGAGGAAGGTTTTCTTTCGAGGAAGAAGAGACCATCATCCAACTGCACAGCATCTTGGGCAATAA GTGGTCGGCTATAGCTGCTCGCTTGCCCGGGAGAACTGACAACGAGATCAAGAACTACTGGAACACCCATATTAGGAAGAGGCTCCTCCGGAACGGGATCGACCCAGTGACTCACGCACCTCGCCTCGATCTTCTCGATCTCTCCTCGCTTCTCAGCTCGTCTCTATGCAACCCTCCTCTCATCAACATGGCTAACTTGTTGAAAACGCAAGCCCTGTTGAACCCAGAGCTCTTAAGGCTTGCTTCGACCATATTGTCGCTCAAAAATGAAAACCCAGATCTGCTCTCGCAAAATAATCTGCAGGAGAACCAAATCTCTGATCCGAATGCTTTCCCATTGTCCCACTCCAATCAATTTCAAGTTCAAGCTCAATCTCAAGGTCAGCAAGTTCCAGCTTGCACCACTTCTACCCTTCCCTGTGGTCCACTTGTGGACCAAGCACAACTTGGACAGGCCAATGTAGGAGATTTCCCGTCAAACTTGCCGAGTAATTTCAGCTGTTCAAACACCGGACAAATTATTGTGCCTCCAATGGAAAGTCAAGATTTGGTGTCACAGCCGCACTATATTCAGTGCAATTCGAGTCCGGCTATGCCTGCACCATTGGAAAAGTTGTGTCACTTCCAACCAAACAATGGCGACGACCAGAACTTCAGGTTCGACTCAATCATGTCGACTCCGTTGTCCAGTTCTACACCATTGAATTCATCGTCCACATTCGTGAATAGCAGCTccgaggaggagagagagagctactgCAGCAGCTTCTTCAAGTTCGAGCTTCCAGAGAGTTTGGACATTAACGACTTCATGTGTTAA